A window of the Loxodonta africana isolate mLoxAfr1 chromosome 3, mLoxAfr1.hap2, whole genome shotgun sequence genome harbors these coding sequences:
- the LOC100653942 gene encoding olfactory receptor 7E178-like — protein sequence MESQNITSVSKFLLLGFSDDPELQTLLFGMFLFMYLVAVLGNLLIILAVSFDSHLQTPMYFFLSNLSLADIGFTSTTVPKMLNDIHTHHKIISYVHCLIQLSLLNFFGSMDSLLLTTMAYDRFVAICQPLRYPVIMNPRLCGLLVLVSFFISLFYSQLHCFMMSQLTFCTDVEIPSFFCDTPQLLNLACSDTSTIIILGYCICAIFGGVPVSGILFSYMQIVSSVLKVPSSGGKYKALSTCGSHLLVVCLFYGTGLGVYLSSVILLSLRSGAVASVIYTIVTPMLNPFIYSLRNRDIKRALQRLLSRTAYF from the coding sequence ATGGAATCACAGAATATAACAAGTGTTTCCAAATTTCTCCTCTTGGGATTCTCAGATGATCCAGAACTGCAGACCCTCCTTTTTGGAATGTTCTTGTTCATGTATCTGGTTGCTGTGCTTGGGAACCTGCTCATTATCCTGGCTGTCAGCTTTGACAGCCACCTCCagacccccatgtacttcttcctctccaacctgtCCTTGGCTGACATTGGTTTCACCTCCACCACAGTCCCAAAGATGCTTAATGACATCCACACACACCACAAAATCATCTCCTATGTCCATTGCCTGATTCAGTTGTCTTTGTTAAACTTTTTTGGATCTATGGACAGTCTGCTCCTCACTACAATGGCCTATGACCGGTTTGTGGCCATTTGTCAACCCCTGCGCTACCCAGTCATCATGAACCCCCGCCTCTGTGGTCTGCTTGTTTTGGTATCTTTTTTCATTAGCCTTTTTTACTCCCAGCTGCACTGCTTTATGATGTCACAACTTACCTTCTGCACAGATGTGGAAATCCCTAGTTTCTTCTGTGACACTCCACAACTTCTCAACCTTGCCTGTTCTGACACGTCCACCATTATCATACTAGGATATTGTATTTGTGCCATCTTTGGTGGTGTTCCAGTTTCAGGGATCCTTTTCTCTTACATGCAAATTGTTTCCTCCGTTCTGAAAGTTCCGTCATCAGGTGGGAAGTATAAAGCCTTATCCACTTGTGGCTCTCACCTGTTagttgtttgcttattttatggAACAGGCCTGGGAGTGTACCTCAGTTCAGTTATCTTGCTTTCTCTCAGGAGTGGTGCAGTGGCCTCAGTGATTTATACCATTGTCACCCCTATGCTGAACCCcttcatctacagcctgaggaacagggACATCAAGAGGGCCTTGCAGAGACTTCTCAGTAGAACAGCCTATTTTTAA